From the genome of Cryptococcus tetragattii IND107 chromosome 6, whole genome shotgun sequence, one region includes:
- a CDS encoding NADPH-dependent diflavin oxidoreductase 1: protein MIPMILYASETGNAQDTAERVARAFRANGRAVTCLPMDEFPISALPHTYLLILITSTHGRGDPPPAMLPLWTAMLRSSLPEDILEDVHFALFGLGDSSYERFCYAGKMLLRRMEQLGAMKMGEPAWGDERSPNGIEDAFLPWLQQTLDLYLPYLPLISPTSQTIGSSALPSPIYKISPASTSKTVEHDLSLDRLSISFPIPNGKPAPVRVEDQARDKASTSRIKPDDWVWATLKKNIRITSKDWWQDVREIELEFDDPDTKPYLAGSICSLQPQSKEDDVNMFLEMMELTSKADEVITVESLLDEQPFPSHLPPAGTPTTLRSLLTNHLDIRCSPRKSFFEWLRRLSTSEMERERLDEFIADPDEIHTYATRPSRTIVETLADFRFTRIPISHILEILPPLRRRQFSIASSWEDHPGKVQLLVALIDYKTNLKIPRRGLCSSWLSGLPIGTRIPVHIASPTLFLPDPEIPIILVGPGTGVAPMRAFVEVRVRQGAAKNTSLYFGCRSSAADYFFESEWRGHREKGVKIQVAASRDQRERLYVQHLIKRDKEHVKDWIVDKKGWLFISGSSNTMPREVREAVAWCISKKGAGDMTEEESKAYVEQMFEDKRGGEESW from the exons ATGATTCCCATGATATTATACGCTTCAGAAACCGGAAATGCTCAAGATACAGCAGAGAGAGTGGCCCGCGCTTTTAGGGCAAATGGTAGAGCTGTCACCTGTCTCCCAATGGACGAGTTCCCCATTTCAGCCCTTCCACATACCTATCTCCTTATACTCATCACCTCAACCcacggaagaggagatcCACCTCCGGCTATGCTCCCTCTTTGGACGGCTATGTTGCGTTCATCATTACCGGAGGATATCCTGGAGGATGTTCATTTTGCCCTTTTTGGACTCGGGGATAGCAGTTACGAGCGCTTCTGCTATGCTGGGAAGATGTTACTGCGAAGGATGGAGCAATTGGGAGCTATGAAGATGGGTGAACCAGCTTGGGGCGATGAGAGGTCGCCAAATGG TATTGAGGACGCCTTTTTGCCATGGCTCCAGCAAACTTTAGACCTCTATTTGCCTTATCTGCCGTTAATATCTCCAACTTCCCAAACTATAGGATCCAGTGCTCTACCTTCACCGATATACAAAATTTCCCCcgcttccacttccaaAACCGTTGAACACGACCTATCATTGGATCGCCTTTCAATCTCATTCCCTATTCCGAATGGCAAGCCTGCTCCCGTCCGAGTCGAAGATCAAGCCAGAGATAAAGCCTCAACCTCCAGAATCAAACCAGATGATTGGGTCTGGGCTACTCTCAAAAAGAATATCAGAATAACGAGCAAAGATTGGTGGCAAGATGTAAGAGAGATAGAGTTGGAGTTTGACGACCCTGATAC AAAACCCTATCTTGCCGGATCAATATGCTCCCTACAGCCCCAGTCtaaggaggatgatgtgaaTATGTTTCTGGAAATGATGGAACTTACCTCAAAAGCGGATGAAGTCATTACTGTAGAGTCCCTTCTTGATG agcaacccttcccttcccatcttccacccGCTGGCACTCCGACGACTTTACGTTCGTTGCTGACAAATCATCTCGACATACGATGTTCTCCTCGTAAAAGCTTTTTTGAGTGGTTACGACGTCTTAGCACAAGCGAAATGGAGAGAGAGCGTCTCGACGAATTTATAGCTGATCCA GATGAGATACATACATACGCGACTAGACCGTCACGCACGATAGTTGAGACACTAGCAGATTTTAGGTTCACTCGGATACCCATATCACATATCTTGGAGATactccctcctctccgaAGACGACAGTTCTCAATTGCAAGCTCATGGGAA GACCATCCAGGCAAAGTCCAACTGCTCGTCGCTTTGATCGACTACAAAACCAATCTAAAAATCCCAAGAAGAGGTCTTTGCTCATCATGGCTCAGTGGACTTCCTATCG GTACCCGCATTCCAGTACACATCGCTTCGCCAACTCTGTTCCTTCCTGACCCTGAGATACCCATCATTCTTGTTGGTCCCGGGACGGGTGTTGCACCTATGAGGGCTTTCGTGGAGGTCCGAGTAAGGCAAGGTGCTGCCAAAA ATACGTCTCTTTACTTTGGCTGTCGATCATCTGCCGCAGACTATTTTTTCGAATCCGAATGGCGCGGACACCGCGAAAAGGGCGTCAAAATCCAAGTTGCGGCGAGTAGAGaccaaagagaaagacTTTACGTGCAGCATTTGATAAAGAGGGATAAAGAGCATGTAAAGGACTGGATTGTAGATAAGAAGGGGTGGCTGTTCATCTCTGG ATCATCTAATACGATGCCACGCGAAGTGAGAGAGGCTGTGGCGTGGTGTATCTCCAAAAAAGGTGCAGGGGATatgacagaagaagaatcaaAGGCGTACGTGGAGCAAATGTTTGAGGATAAGCGGGGTGGCGAAGAGAGTTGGTAG
- a CDS encoding eukaryotic translation initiation factor 3 subunit F — MSLDTSSSAIHLQLPPTSSSIRPPSQITVHPSVIAQILTHHSRHPADSESTRVIGALMGNRSDNGQEVDIRSCFAVPHTEQGQQISVDRPFQQDMVNFLAKNGTKEVIVGWYASQKTVNSNSAIIQEYFSFETNPYPAVHLTVDTEIEESGKGLGVKGWVSQPLGLTSKSECSVFVPVPVSIKYADSERAALDLLTAPQPTLSPALPPLPTLSNSLSQLSSLIDQCLAYVQSVNNGSQTPDVEVGRYLLEGLGRWSASGNEDEGGVKAGLQDTLTVEYLSSLVRSQVELAGRLSLLQQPVAQQ; from the exons ATGTCTCTGgacacctcttcctccgccatCCACCTCCAGCTCCCCcctacatcatcatctat CCGCCCTCCCTCCCAAATCACCGTCCACCCTTCCGTTATCGCTCAAATCCTTACCCACCACTCTCGCCACCCTGCCGACTCGGAATCTACTCGAGTGATTGGTGCCCTTATGGGTAATCGATCCGACAATGGTCAAGAAGTCGACATTCGATCATGTTTCGCCGTCCCTCATACCGAACAAGGCCAGCAAATCTCTGTCGACAGACCGTTCCAGCAAGACATGGTCAACTTCCTCGCCAAGAATGGTACCAAGGAAGTCATTGTCGGATGGTACGCTAGCCAAAAGACTGTCAACTCCAACTCTGCTATCATCCAGGAATATTTTTCTTTCGAGACCAACCCTTACCCCGCCGTCCATTTGACCGTTGATACTGAGATTGAAGAGTCTGGAAAGGGTCTTGGTGTGAAGGGATGGGTTTCTCAACCTTTGGGACTGACTAGCAAGTCAGAGTGCTCCGTCTTCGTGCCTGTGCCTGTGTCTATCAAGTACGCCGACTCTGAGCGTGCTGCTT TGGACCTTCTCACCGCCCCCCAACCAACTCTTTCCCCTGCTCTCCCCCCTCTCCCCACTCTCTCCAattctctctctcaactGTCTTCCCTTATCGACCAATGTCTAGCCTACGTCCAATCCGTCAACAACGGTTCCCAAACCCCGGATGTCGAGGTTGGCCGATACCTCTTGGAAGGCCTCGGCAGATGGTCTGCGAGcgggaatgaagatgaaggtggcGTCAAGGCTGGTTTGCAAGACACTTTGACAGTGGAATATTTGTCGAGCTTGGTTAGGAGTCAGGTCGAGTTGGCGGGCAGGTTGTCACTCTTGCAGCAGCCTGTTGCTCAGCAGTAG